One window of the Nicotiana tabacum cultivar K326 chromosome 4, ASM71507v2, whole genome shotgun sequence genome contains the following:
- the LOC107776494 gene encoding peroxisomal nicotinamide adenine dinucleotide carrier-like: MSDALINGLAGAGGGIIAQLITYPLQTVNTRQQTDRNSKKEKQKLGTIEQMYQVVRQEGWDRLYGGLAPSLVGTAASQGVYYYFYQIFRNRAEIAALEGKKNGIGDGSVGMFSSLLVAALSGCVNVLLTNPIWVVVTRMQTHMKKSKGSHPEPAASEDAIVAVVEPPPFGTTNAIQEVYGEAGIWGFWKGVFPTLIMVSNPSIQFMLYETLLKKIRKRRASSNKGANDVTALEIFLLGAVAKLGATVVTYPLLVVKSRLQAKQVIGGDKRHQYKGTLDAIMKMIRYEGFYGFYKGMGTKIVQSVLAAAVLFMVKEELVRGARLLLTGSAASTARSKPP, translated from the exons ATGTCGGACGCTTTGATCAATGGGCTTGCCGGTGCCGGTGGTGGCATCATCGCTCAACTTATTACCTATCCTCTCCAAACC GTGAATACGCGGCAGCAAACGGACAGAAATTCGAAGAAGGAGAAGCAAAAGCTTGGGACAATAGAGCAAATGTATCAG GTTGTAAGGCAAGAAGGATGGGATCGGCTTTACGGTGGCTTAGCTCCGTCGCTAGTGGGCACCGCTGCTTCCCAG GGCGTATATTATTACTTCTATCAAATATTCAGAAATCGAGCAGAAATTGCTGCGCTTGAAGGAAAGAAGAATGGAATTGGTGATGGATCGGTTGGAATGTTCTCCTCACTTCTGGTGGCTGCTTTATCTGG GTGTGTTAATGTTCTGCTGACTAATCCCATATGGGTTGTCGTTACCCGCATGCAG ACTCATATGAAAAAGTCAAAAGGTAGCCATCCTGAACCTGCGGCATCAGAGGATGCAATCGTTGCTGTGGTCGAACCGCCTCCTTTTGGAACTACCAATGCT ATTCAAGAAGTCTATGGTGAAGCTGGAATTTGGGGTTTCTGGAAAGGTGTTTTTCCGACGTTAATCATG GTAAGCAATCCTTCTATACAATTTATGCTATATGAAACCCTTTTGAAGAAGATTAGGAAACGGCGTGCCTCTAGCAATAAAGGCGCCAATGATGTCACTGCATTGGAG ATATTTCTACTTGGAGCTGTGGCAAAGCTTGGGGCTACAGTTGTAACATATCCTCTTTTGGTTGTGAAG tcAAGACTTCAGGCAAAGCAAGTTATTGGTGGGGATAAAAGACATCAGTACAAAG GTACTCTGGATGCTATTATGAAGATGATACGGTATGAAGGCTTTTATGGATTTTACAAGGGGATGGGCACGAAAATCGTACAGAGTGTTCTAGCAGCTGCTGTCCTATTCATGGTCAAGGAGGAACTTGTCAGGGGTGCTAGGTTATTACTAACAGGAAGTGCAGCTAGTACTGCCAGATCAAAGCCTCCCTAG